The Streptomyces sp. NBC_01255 genome window below encodes:
- a CDS encoding GntR family transcriptional regulator, with protein sequence MTFGEQPAYLRVASDLREKIANGSLPPHTRLPSQARIREEYGVSDTVALEARKVLMAEGLVEGRSGSGTYVRERPVPRRIARSGYRPASGPTPFRQEQAAEGARGTWESSSEQEPASAEVAARLDIEPGERVMRTRYVYRDGGEPMMVSTSWEPLAVTGRSPVMLPEEGPLGGCGVVERMAAIDVVVDNVVEEVGARPGLAEELLALGGVPGHVVMVVERTYYASGRAVETADVVVPADRYRISYHLPVR encoded by the coding sequence GTGACATTCGGTGAGCAGCCCGCCTACTTGCGCGTGGCGAGCGATCTGCGGGAGAAGATCGCCAACGGCTCGCTTCCGCCGCACACCCGTCTCCCGTCGCAGGCGCGCATCCGCGAGGAGTACGGGGTGTCGGACACCGTCGCGCTGGAGGCCCGCAAGGTGCTCATGGCCGAGGGGCTCGTGGAGGGCCGGTCCGGCTCGGGGACGTACGTGCGGGAGCGCCCGGTGCCGCGCCGGATCGCCCGCTCCGGCTACCGCCCGGCGTCCGGCCCCACCCCGTTCCGGCAGGAGCAGGCGGCCGAAGGGGCCCGGGGGACCTGGGAGTCGAGCAGCGAGCAGGAGCCGGCGAGCGCCGAGGTGGCCGCCCGGCTCGACATCGAGCCGGGGGAGCGCGTGATGCGCACGCGGTACGTGTACCGGGACGGGGGTGAGCCCATGATGGTCTCCACCTCCTGGGAGCCGCTCGCGGTCACGGGCCGGTCGCCGGTGATGCTGCCCGAGGAGGGCCCGCTGGGCGGCTGCGGTGTCGTCGAGCGGATGGCGGCCATCGACGTGGTCGTGGACAACGTGGTGGAGGAGGTCGGCGCCCGCCCCGGCCTCGCCGAGGAGCTCCTCGCGCTCGGCGGGGTCCCTGGCCATGTGGTGATGGTCGTCGAGCGGACGTATTACGCGTCGGGGCGGGCCGTCGAGACGGCGGACGTCGTGGTGCCGGCCGACCGCTACCGCATCTCGTACCACCTGCCGGTCCGGTGA
- a CDS encoding glycoside hydrolase family 18 protein, whose protein sequence is MRPRALTKLTFGAAAAATLGLLATLAPTADAHQPSTPTHSLKRIGYFTQWGIYGRDFQVKDLQTSGTAAKLSHINYAFGVVGSNGKCLMGNMPGSDPWADYVRPVDAADSVDGVADTAEQPLAGNFHQLRELKAKNPGLKVMISLGGWSGSAHFSDAVRTDAGRKTLVASCIDTYIKGNLPADGARGGAGAAAGIFDGIDLDWEWPGSDGAPGNVIRPEDKPNFTKLVREFRTQLDAYGRSLPQRKRYDLSAYVPTAPAKIDAGFEVAKIMRDFDFVNLQGYDFHVSGETTTAQQSALFAKNDWSVDGTVKSWLRRGAPAHKLVVGMPFYGQGWTGVTGGGDGLGRPATGPAPATWAAGSEDYKHLKTLADSGTYTLHRGYRNGHAWLFDGTTLWTYDDPTVLRTKASYVRQRGLGGAMVWSLDGDTPDGELITAIDRGLTRR, encoded by the coding sequence ATGCGCCCCAGAGCCCTGACCAAGCTGACCTTCGGCGCCGCCGCCGCGGCCACCCTCGGCCTCCTCGCCACCCTGGCCCCCACGGCCGACGCGCACCAGCCCTCCACCCCCACACACTCGCTGAAGCGCATCGGGTACTTCACCCAATGGGGCATCTACGGGCGGGACTTCCAGGTCAAGGACCTGCAGACCAGCGGCACCGCCGCGAAGCTCAGCCACATCAACTACGCCTTCGGCGTCGTCGGTTCGAACGGCAAGTGCCTCATGGGCAACATGCCCGGCTCCGACCCGTGGGCCGACTACGTGCGCCCCGTCGACGCGGCCGACTCGGTGGACGGCGTCGCCGACACCGCCGAGCAGCCCCTCGCCGGCAACTTCCACCAGTTGCGCGAGCTGAAGGCGAAGAACCCCGGCCTCAAGGTCATGATCTCGCTGGGCGGTTGGAGCGGATCGGCCCACTTCTCCGACGCCGTGCGCACCGACGCCGGCCGCAAGACGCTGGTCGCCTCCTGCATCGACACGTACATCAAGGGCAACCTCCCCGCCGACGGCGCCCGCGGCGGCGCCGGAGCCGCCGCCGGCATCTTCGACGGTATCGACCTGGACTGGGAGTGGCCCGGCTCGGACGGCGCCCCCGGGAACGTGATCCGCCCCGAGGACAAGCCCAACTTCACCAAGCTCGTACGGGAGTTCCGCACCCAGCTCGACGCCTACGGGCGCTCACTGCCCCAGCGCAAGCGCTACGACCTCAGCGCGTACGTGCCCACCGCCCCCGCCAAGATCGACGCGGGCTTCGAAGTCGCCAAGATCATGCGGGACTTCGACTTCGTGAACCTCCAGGGCTACGACTTCCACGTCTCCGGCGAGACGACGACCGCCCAGCAGTCCGCGCTCTTCGCCAAGAACGACTGGAGCGTCGACGGGACCGTGAAGTCCTGGCTGCGGCGCGGGGCCCCGGCGCACAAGCTCGTGGTCGGCATGCCCTTCTACGGCCAGGGCTGGACCGGCGTCACCGGCGGCGGCGACGGCCTGGGCCGGCCGGCGACCGGGCCCGCCCCCGCCACCTGGGCCGCCGGCTCCGAGGACTACAAGCACCTCAAGACGCTCGCCGACTCCGGTACGTACACGCTCCACCGCGGCTACCGGAACGGCCACGCCTGGCTCTTCGACGGCACGACCCTCTGGACCTACGACGACCCCACCGTGCTGCGCACCAAGGCGTCCTACGTCCGCCAGCGGGGCCTCGGCGGCGCCATGGTCTGGTCCCTGGACGGCGACACCCCCGACGGTGAGCTGATCACCGCGATCGACCGGGGCCTGACCCGGCGCTGA
- a CDS encoding DUF4190 domain-containing protein produces MPGPPGLGPYGQPRRSTNGLAIGSLVTGIVCCLPPLGLILGLIALPQIRKKDQDGKGLAVTGIILSTVSCLLLLIGFVTGAVGSAVDGFNEGVEEASRTKSPFALRTGQCFGDDGKLEEREYATDVEIVDCAKPHDGEVTGGFKLTGYDKWPGESEIEEVAEKRCETINSAYALDTWAVPIDVGVYYYMPSGQSWRLGDRIVTCAFASEEEPFSGSVRSDASTLTADQEHFLKTVNPIETVGYREPEADPDEDFAANKAWAGEMLAAIDGARAGLGKHSWPGASTAPVAALGKELDAASKQWRKLAGAADADAYWEAYDAAWDAVHADLGAKARTGLGLTDTPPMEEDASSSA; encoded by the coding sequence ATGCCCGGTCCCCCCGGCCTCGGGCCCTACGGGCAGCCCAGGCGCTCCACCAACGGGCTCGCGATCGGCTCCCTCGTCACCGGCATCGTCTGCTGCCTCCCGCCCCTCGGACTGATCCTCGGCCTGATCGCCCTCCCGCAGATCAGGAAGAAGGACCAGGACGGCAAGGGGCTCGCGGTCACGGGCATCATCCTCTCCACCGTCAGCTGCCTGCTGCTCCTCATCGGCTTCGTGACGGGTGCCGTCGGCTCGGCCGTCGACGGCTTCAACGAGGGCGTGGAGGAGGCATCGCGCACCAAGTCCCCGTTCGCGCTGCGCACCGGGCAGTGCTTCGGCGACGACGGCAAGCTGGAGGAGAGGGAGTACGCGACGGACGTCGAGATCGTCGACTGCGCGAAGCCGCACGACGGCGAGGTCACCGGCGGCTTCAAGCTCACCGGCTACGACAAGTGGCCCGGCGAGTCCGAGATCGAAGAGGTGGCGGAGAAGCGCTGCGAGACGATCAACTCCGCGTACGCGCTGGACACCTGGGCCGTCCCCATCGACGTGGGGGTGTACTACTACATGCCGAGCGGCCAGAGCTGGCGCCTCGGCGACCGGATCGTGACCTGCGCGTTCGCGAGCGAGGAAGAGCCCTTCAGCGGCTCGGTGCGGTCCGACGCGAGCACCCTGACCGCCGACCAGGAGCACTTCCTGAAGACCGTCAACCCGATCGAGACGGTCGGCTACCGGGAGCCGGAGGCCGACCCGGACGAGGACTTCGCGGCCAACAAGGCGTGGGCCGGGGAGATGCTTGCGGCGATCGACGGGGCGCGCGCCGGGCTGGGGAAGCACTCCTGGCCCGGTGCCTCCACGGCCCCGGTCGCGGCGCTCGGCAAGGAGCTCGACGCGGCCTCGAAGCAGTGGCGGAAACTGGCCGGGGCGGCCGACGCGGACGCCTACTGGGAGGCGTACGACGCGGCCTGGGACGCCGTGCACGCGGACCTCGGCGCGAAGGCGCGGACCGGGCTCGGCCTGACGGACACGCCGCCGATGGAAGAGGACGCGAGCAGCTCGGCCTGA